Proteins co-encoded in one Sulfurospirillum arsenophilum NBRC 109478 genomic window:
- a CDS encoding 4-(cytidine 5'-diphospho)-2-C-methyl-D-erythritol kinase, with product MHYQAHAKINVFLKIVGTRGNYHELLSRFMLVPSLYDTLSFVPKKSTHPFELVGDFNCALEHNTLYRTFMVLKQHGFAKEIERVMSENALHVKKAIPTGSGLGGGSSDSATFLKMLNEVATLGLSVEEMMRIGSEVGADVPFFVSGFDSANVSGIGEVVEKFDEPALDIEVFTPPLACNTALVYKTYREYFLQSIDQALASRMAALKSLELLDNFSKEKLNDLFPACLKAYPELGTYAKEGWFFSGSGSSFFRLAHKVKNG from the coding sequence ATGCATTATCAAGCGCACGCAAAGATCAATGTCTTTCTTAAAATCGTTGGGACCCGTGGCAATTACCATGAGTTACTTTCGCGCTTTATGCTGGTCCCTTCTTTATATGACACATTGAGCTTTGTACCTAAAAAGAGCACTCATCCTTTTGAGTTGGTAGGCGATTTTAATTGCGCGCTGGAGCACAATACCCTGTACCGCACGTTCATGGTACTCAAACAACACGGTTTTGCTAAAGAGATCGAGCGTGTGATGAGTGAAAATGCTTTACATGTAAAGAAAGCAATTCCTACAGGCTCAGGACTTGGTGGTGGAAGTAGTGACAGTGCAACATTTTTAAAGATGCTTAATGAGGTGGCAACTTTAGGGCTAAGTGTTGAAGAGATGATGCGCATTGGAAGCGAAGTGGGTGCGGATGTTCCTTTCTTTGTTTCAGGGTTTGATAGTGCCAATGTCAGTGGCATTGGTGAGGTTGTCGAGAAGTTTGATGAGCCAGCTCTTGACATTGAGGTCTTTACGCCGCCACTTGCATGCAACACAGCATTGGTGTATAAAACCTATAGGGAATATTTCTTGCAATCCATAGATCAAGCGCTAGCTTCGAGAATGGCAGCATTAAAGAGCCTTGAACTGTTGGATAATTTTAGTAAAGAAAAGCTCAATGATCTTTTCCCTGCATGCTTAAAAGCATACCCGGAACTTGGCACATATGCCAAAGAGGGATGGTTTTTTAGTGGTAGTGGAAGTAGTTTTTTCAGATTAGCGCATAAGGTAAAAAATGGGTGA
- the smpB gene encoding SsrA-binding protein SmpB: MGEAVARNKKAFHDYEILEKLEAGIVLQGSEVKAIRQGRVNLKDSFVKIIKGEAFLLNAHISHLSTANLNYAPNERAPRKLLLHMKQLRKWDMKVAKDGLTIVPLAIYFNAKNLAKVEIALARGKNEHDKRESLKEKDAQREAKTAIKNYAYKE; encoded by the coding sequence ATGGGTGAAGCTGTCGCACGCAATAAAAAAGCGTTCCATGACTATGAAATTTTAGAAAAACTTGAAGCGGGTATTGTGCTTCAAGGTAGTGAAGTGAAAGCGATTCGTCAAGGTAGAGTCAATCTTAAAGACTCGTTTGTAAAGATCATTAAAGGGGAAGCGTTTTTGCTCAATGCACATATTTCGCATCTCTCAACGGCGAATCTAAATTATGCTCCTAATGAGAGGGCTCCAAGAAAACTACTTTTACATATGAAGCAGTTACGCAAATGGGATATGAAAGTAGCGAAAGATGGACTTACCATCGTGCCCCTTGCGATCTATTTTAATGCCAAAAATCTTGCTAAAGTTGAGATCGCACTAGCACGTGGTAAGAATGAGCATGACAAACGAGAGAGCTTAAAAGAGAAAGATGCCCAAAGAGAAGCTAAAACAGCGA